The genomic region TAGATAATGGCTAAACTGCTTCTACTAACCAGTTTTGGCTGACGCGCTCTTGTAACTTGGCTTCGATCGCCACTTTTAGGGTTGCCGTACTGCTAGAGCAAGAACCGCACGCACCTTGCAGCGCTACTTGGACGCGAAGGACGCTATCGCGTCCCGCTTCGCTAACGCCTTCTACGTCGTACAGTTCCACATCTCCCCCATCGGCGATTAGTAGGGGTCTAACTTCTTCATCCAAAACTTTTTGAATTAGGGCAATCTTTTGCACGTTTGTTAGCGGACGTTGCGGTTCCTTAGTAGCTGCAATATCTGTAGCAATTTGTACGCCTACGGCTGGTTCTCTTTGCACCGCAGCGATCAGGTCGTCGATATCTGCCAGACAAGAACCGCACCCGCCACCCGCCTTCACATAGCTCGTTACCTGTTCGGCGGTGGTGAGGTTGTTTTCTCGAATTGCGCGGCGAATTTTGGTTTCGCTAATTCCAAAGCAACTGCAAACTAACGCCCCTTCATCATCTTCATGGGTATCTAGCGGAATACCTCGGTATTTATA from Chroococcidiopsis sp. SAG 2025 harbors:
- the nifU gene encoding Fe-S cluster assembly protein NifU — translated: MWDYTDKVMELFYNPKNQGLLEDDREPGIAVVFGEVGSIACGDALRLHLKIEVDNDKILDSRFQTFGCTSAIASSSALTELIKGLTLDEALKVTNKEIAEYLGGLPEAKMHCSVMEQEALEAAIYKYRGIPLDTHEDDEGALVCSCFGISETKIRRAIRENNLTTAEQVTSYVKAGGGCGSCLADIDDLIAAVQREPAVGVQIATDIAATKEPQRPLTNVQKIALIQKVLDEEVRPLLIADGGDVELYDVEGVSEAGRDSVLRVQVALQGACGSCSSSTATLKVAIEAKLQERVSQNWLVEAV